The DNA sequence ATCAACGATCTCAACATTCCATGCATTTCCATCTTCCCATCTGAAGCAGATACGCCATTGATCGCTTATCCGGATGCTCTGTTGCCCATCTCTCTTTCCCTTTAAGGCCTCAAGACGGTTTCCTGGCGGTTGCGACAGGTCCTGTAGTGTCCGGGCGCTGTGGAGATAGAGTAGCTTACGTCTCGCCTGACGTTCGATAGACGAAAACCGCGCAACAAAGTGATCATTGAAAAGAGCCTCGGTATCCTTGCAATGGAATGTTTTGATCACAGTATTATTATATAACGTATTACGTAATGCGTAAAGAGGAAAACGAGAC is a window from the Syntrophorhabdus sp. genome containing:
- a CDS encoding excinuclease ABC subunit A gives rise to the protein MIKTFHCKDTEALFNDHFVARFSSIERQARRKLLYLHSARTLQDLSQPPGNRLEALKGKRDGQQSIRISDQWRICFRWEDGNAWNVEIVDYH